The nucleotide sequence GGCTGGGTGCTGGCGCCGCGCGTACACGGCCGCGGCTACGCCACCGAGGCTGTTCGGGCGGCGCTGGCCTGGGGCGAACAGCACTTTCACACCCCGCAGACGGTTTGCATCATCGACCCAGACAATGTGGCCTCGTTGCGGGTTGCGCACAAATTTGGGTATCAGCAAACAGCCCACACCACTTATAAGCAACATCCCATCCTAATCCTGACCCGGCCGCAAGGCATAAGTGTCACCTAACCAAGGAACTGCTGGCCGGCTAGGGCAAAAGTTTGCGCAGGGCCAGCAGGCACAGCGCTACCGAACCCGCTACTTGGATGTGGCCGTTGAGGATTAGACTTTCAATTTCCGTGATAGGCGTGGTCAGGACTTCGATATTCTCGGTTTCATCGAGGTCCTGCGTGGCTACTCGGCGCGCATTGCGGGCCAGAAAGTAATAGATGCGGTTGGTGTCTTTGGTTGGGTTGTCGCAGACGGCGAGCAACTGCTCCATGTCGTCGGAAACATAGCCGGTTTCTTCCAGCAACTCGCGCTTGGCAGCGGCTAACGGGCTGGTTTCGTCTTCATCCACTACCCCGCCAGGCAACTCAATCAGGATTTCGCCGATGCCGTGCTTGTACTGGCGCACAAGTACTACGTGCTGGTCTTCCGTAACGGCGAACACCAAGGCTACGTCGGCTCGTACGCTTACAAAATAATCGTCGAGTTCCTGGCCGGTGGGGAGTTGCACATGGTCGCGGCGAAGCTTATACCAGTGGTGGTCGAAGACCAGTTCCGACTTCAGCGTGGTCCAGGGCTTTATTTCTTTGGACATGGGGAGTTTAAAAGGAAGAGGCAGCAAAATAGGGAGAGAATCTGCTTTCCTTGCCTTGAATGAGGTAGGACAAGGAAACTGCCAGGACTTAAGCTGGAAATAAATTGACTGCTCCTGCTCCGCTACAGGTGCCGCAGTGTGCTGCAATCAATTCAGGTGCTTACTTTTATACCTGCTGGGCTCCGGCCGAGCAACCCAGACCAAACCCGCTCTGCTGGCCTACTAAGCTGGCTGAGCATTTTCCTTCTTGCTTGTATGCACTACCCGCAACTTTCCTTTTCCCGTCTCCACCGGCTTCTGGCCAGCGGCGTAGCGCTGCTGTTGGCGCCCATGCTCCTTGTTTCCTGCGGCGGAGACGATTTAGATATTGATGCTTTAAACGCAGAAGCCCTGGCCCGCCAAAAGGCCGTGCGCGCAGCCGATTCCGTAACCATCACCAAGTACATTGCCGATAGCAGCTTCACCAACGTGCAGCGGCGGCCTTCCGGCTTGTACGTAGTGACCAAGGTGGCGGGCACGGGCGCTACGCCACAACCCGGCCAGAACGTGTCGGTTCTCTACAAAGGCTTGTTCCTTACGCAGCCCACCCGCATATTCGATCAGTCGAAGCCAGGGCCAGATGGTAAGCTAGATCCCATCAAGTTTTCGTTGGGTAGAGGCCAAGTCATTCCGGGTTGGGACGAAGGCATTGGCTTGCTGCGCAAAGGCGAAAAAGCAATTCTGCTGATTCCCTCGGGGCAAGCATATGGGCCAAGCGGAGCCGGCAACGTCATTCCTGGCAACACGCCTCTGCGCTTCGATGTGGAATTAACGGATTTCAACTAGGCTTGAAAGAACACTGAGAACCTAGTTGGTGTATGCAGCCGGAGCCTGCGTCCGGTCAAACGAGTTTTCGTTTGACCGGACGCAGGCTCCGGCTTTTCTTATGGTTTCAGCCAGTAAGCAGCAGTGGTAGTGATAGTGGCAAACTCACTGCAAGGACAGCGTTAGCGCAGCGCCGATGCGGAGGCTTCGCGGTAGAGAGAAGAAGGCGACAAGTGAAATATGTCGCGCAGGGCGCGGCTGGCGGCGTGGTAGCCACACATACCGTGCACGCCGCCGCCGGGCGGGGTGGCTGAGGAGCAGAGGTACATGCCGGACCGGGAAGTACGATACGGTGATACGCGCAGGGCCGGGCGGGTAAAGAGCTGCGTGACATCCAGCAAGCCGCCGTTGATGTCGCCCCCTACATAGTTGGGGTTGTAAGCTTCCATTTGAGCGGTGTCGAAGGTATGCCGCCCGATAATTCGGTCCCGGAAGCCGGGGGCAAAGCGCTCCACTTGTTGCTCGATGGCCGTCGTCATATCCACGCGGGAGCCGTTGGGCACGTGGCAGTAGGCCCAGGCCGTGTGCTTGCCAGCCGGGGCGCGGGTGGCATCAAAAAGGCTTTGCTGTGCCAGCAGCACAAATGGCCGTTCGGGATGGTGGCCGCGAGTGGCAGCCTTTTCGGTGGCGGCAATTTCCTCTAGCGTGCCGCCGAGGTGCACGGTGCCGGCCTGCGCGCAGCCCTCGGCCGTGAACGGAATAGGAGCATCAAGCGCCCAATCTATTTTGAACACGCCCATGCCGTATTGGTAGCGCCGCAACTGCCACTGGTAGATGCTGGAAAGGCTGTGCCCGGCAATCTGGAGGAGTTGCGCGGGCGTTATGTCGAAAAGAACGGCTTTGGCCAGCGGTATGTCGGCCAAGTGCCGCACATACGTGCCGGTCTGGATGGACCCGCCCAGCGCAACGAAGTGGGCGGCCAGCGCATCGGCAATGGCCTGGGAACCCCCTTTGGGCAGGGGCCAGCCTTGGCGGTGCGCCGCAATGAGGAGCACCAAGCCAATAGCCGAGGTGGTGAGGTTGGAAAGGGGCTGAATGGCGTGGGCTGCCATACCGGCGAACAGGCCTCGGGCCTGCTTGGTTTGGAAGCGGCTGGTTAGCGCGGTAGCCGGTAGCAGTGCGGGTAGCCCGAACTGCGCCATAGCCAACGGGTCGGAAGGGAAGTGCAGGGGCGCTAGCACATCCTGGGCAATGTGGGGCCAACTGGCAACCAGCGGCTCCAGCAAGGTGCGGTAGGCACGTTCATCGGCACCCAATGCGCGGGCCGTATCAGCTAAGGAAGTAACTACCGTGGCCGCCGTACCATCGTCGAAGGGGTGCGCAGCAGATACAGGGGGCGTGATGTACTCTAGGCCGTACTGGGCCAGGGGCAGGGTTTGAAAGAAGGGCGAGGCCGCCGCCAGAGGATGAATAGCCGAGCAGATGTCGTGTTGGAAGCCAGGTAGCGTTAGTTCGGCGGTGCGCAAGCCGCCCCCAATCTGGTCTTTGCCTTCGAGCAGCAGCACCGACAAGCCCGCCTGTTGCAGCTCGATGGCCGCGGCCAACCCATTTGGGCCGGAGCCTACTACCACCGCGTCGTAATCTGTAGTGTTCATGCGAAAAGAAAAAAAGCGCTTCGTGCGTTTGTGCGCGGAAGAGGTTACGTGAAGAAACGAGGTTGCTGGGGCAGTGACTTAAGGCCGCAACGTGGTCTGTAACCCTGCGGGCCAAGCCCTAACCTACTGCCAGTACCCTAGCATTACGTACGGCCCCGACTAGGAAGTGCCATGCGCAGCAAGATGTTTTTTTCGCGGCTCCAATGCAAAGAGCAGCACATGTTCGGGCCGGAGGCTGGACGCCTGGCTTTTTCAGGCCGCTGGGCATAGCTTAATTTCGGTTGGCCCGTATACATTCGCTCCGCCGAAAGGGCCCGCTAGGGCGCTGCGGCTTTCGTTGTTCATCTACTTCTTCTTTTTCATGCAGTATCGTAAACTTGGCAAAACCGGCTTTTCGGTTTCTGAAATTAGCTTGGGCACCTGGCAGGTCGGCGGCAAATGGGGCGACCCATTCAGCCACTCCAACGCCGACAATATCCTGAATGCGGCCGTTGATGGGGGTATCAATTTCATTGATACGGCCGACGTATACGGCGACGGTGAAAGCGAAAAAGCTGTCGGCCG is from Hymenobacter tibetensis and encodes:
- a CDS encoding NUDIX hydrolase, which produces MSKEIKPWTTLKSELVFDHHWYKLRRDHVQLPTGQELDDYFVSVRADVALVFAVTEDQHVVLVRQYKHGIGEILIELPGGVVDEDETSPLAAAKRELLEETGYVSDDMEQLLAVCDNPTKDTNRIYYFLARNARRVATQDLDETENIEVLTTPITEIESLILNGHIQVAGSVALCLLALRKLLP
- a CDS encoding phytoene desaturase family protein yields the protein MNTTDYDAVVVGSGPNGLAAAIELQQAGLSVLLLEGKDQIGGGLRTAELTLPGFQHDICSAIHPLAAASPFFQTLPLAQYGLEYITPPVSAAHPFDDGTAATVVTSLADTARALGADERAYRTLLEPLVASWPHIAQDVLAPLHFPSDPLAMAQFGLPALLPATALTSRFQTKQARGLFAGMAAHAIQPLSNLTTSAIGLVLLIAAHRQGWPLPKGGSQAIADALAAHFVALGGSIQTGTYVRHLADIPLAKAVLFDITPAQLLQIAGHSLSSIYQWQLRRYQYGMGVFKIDWALDAPIPFTAEGCAQAGTVHLGGTLEEIAATEKAATRGHHPERPFVLLAQQSLFDATRAPAGKHTAWAYCHVPNGSRVDMTTAIEQQVERFAPGFRDRIIGRHTFDTAQMEAYNPNYVGGDINGGLLDVTQLFTRPALRVSPYRTSRSGMYLCSSATPPGGGVHGMCGYHAASRALRDIFHLSPSSLYREASASALR
- a CDS encoding FKBP-type peptidyl-prolyl cis-trans isomerase; protein product: MHYPQLSFSRLHRLLASGVALLLAPMLLVSCGGDDLDIDALNAEALARQKAVRAADSVTITKYIADSSFTNVQRRPSGLYVVTKVAGTGATPQPGQNVSVLYKGLFLTQPTRIFDQSKPGPDGKLDPIKFSLGRGQVIPGWDEGIGLLRKGEKAILLIPSGQAYGPSGAGNVIPGNTPLRFDVELTDFN